The proteins below are encoded in one region of Mycolicibacterium neworleansense:
- a CDS encoding DUF4307 domain-containing protein, translating into MIERPAARYGSRQLSRRTRRWITFALVGLVVAAGVILAVVAFQRLGTGEVKGELSAYELIDNQTVSVTIGVTRPDPSKPVVCIVRARSIDGSETGRREILVGPSDQTVVQVTAEVKSSRPPVIGDVYGCGTDVPSYLVAP; encoded by the coding sequence ATGATCGAACGCCCCGCCGCCCGCTACGGATCCCGCCAATTGTCCCGCCGGACCCGGCGATGGATCACGTTTGCCCTGGTCGGTCTGGTGGTGGCAGCGGGTGTGATCCTCGCGGTAGTGGCCTTCCAGCGGCTTGGCACCGGTGAGGTGAAGGGCGAGCTCTCGGCCTACGAGCTGATCGACAACCAGACCGTGTCGGTGACGATCGGGGTGACCCGTCCCGACCCGTCGAAGCCCGTGGTGTGCATCGTCCGGGCCCGCTCGATCGACGGCAGCGAGACCGGCCGGCGCGAGATCCTGGTGGGCCCGTCGGATCAAACCGTGGTGCAGGTGACCGCGGAGGTGAAATCCAGCCGACCCCCCGTGATCGGCGATGTCTATGGTTGCGGGACGGACGTACCGTCTTACCTGGTGGCGCCCTGA
- a CDS encoding alpha/beta hydrolase has protein sequence MTAPSKVSRSHHAGIGPARAYRGRRFPVSDGAPVEVVEDGPSLAGRLASLAAMLTIKPTLAIGSQVPHLPWPFGLVNFAARLLRPAPGTIKATIALPHCTAQLVRADGVLPADGKRSVILYLHGGAFLACGANTHSGIVTALSGYADSPVLVVDYRMVPKHSVGTALDDCYDAYQWLRLTGYQPDQIVLAGDSAGGYLSLALAERLLDEDEVPAALVTMSPLFEIDNESRANHPNMHSDAMFPAKAFDALVELIEAAAKRKGEHVYEPLDHVEPGLPRTLIHASGSEVLLSDARKAAHMLAAAGVPVELRIWPGQMHVFQLASPLVSEAKRSLRQIGEYIREATW, from the coding sequence ATGACTGCACCGAGCAAGGTATCCAGGTCTCATCATGCTGGTATAGGCCCAGCTAGGGCGTACCGCGGGCGTAGGTTTCCGGTCAGTGACGGCGCACCCGTCGAGGTGGTCGAGGACGGCCCGAGCCTGGCAGGCCGACTGGCTTCGCTGGCGGCCATGCTGACAATCAAGCCGACCTTGGCAATTGGTAGCCAGGTACCGCATCTGCCGTGGCCGTTCGGGCTTGTCAATTTCGCCGCCCGGCTGCTCCGCCCGGCCCCCGGGACCATCAAGGCCACCATCGCGCTGCCGCACTGCACCGCGCAGCTCGTTCGGGCCGACGGCGTCCTGCCCGCCGATGGGAAACGCAGCGTCATCCTGTACCTGCACGGCGGTGCGTTCCTGGCCTGCGGGGCCAACACGCACTCCGGGATCGTCACGGCCCTGTCGGGATATGCCGACAGCCCGGTCCTGGTCGTCGATTACCGGATGGTCCCCAAGCACTCGGTGGGCACCGCGCTCGACGACTGTTACGACGCCTACCAGTGGCTGCGGCTGACCGGCTACCAGCCGGACCAGATCGTGCTGGCCGGTGACTCGGCCGGCGGTTACCTGTCGCTGGCGCTGGCCGAGCGGCTACTCGACGAGGACGAGGTCCCGGCCGCGCTGGTGACGATGTCGCCGCTGTTCGAGATCGACAACGAGTCCCGGGCCAATCACCCGAACATGCACTCCGACGCGATGTTCCCGGCCAAGGCGTTCGACGCCCTCGTCGAACTCATCGAAGCCGCGGCCAAACGCAAGGGCGAGCATGTCTACGAGCCGCTCGATCATGTCGAGCCCGGCCTGCCGCGCACGCTGATCCACGCGTCGGGCTCGGAGGTTCTGCTCAGCGATGCGCGAAAAGCCGCGCACATGCTGGCGGCCGCCGGCGTTCCCGTCGAGCTCCGCATCTGGCCCGGTCAGATGCATGTCTTCCAGCTCGCATCACCTCTGGTGTCCGAAGCGAAGCGTTCGTTGCGCCAGATCGGCGAATACATTCGAGAGGCCACCTGGTGA
- a CDS encoding DUF2189 domain-containing protein gives MTDQPPPPGNYPPPPEGGYPPPPPPQQGGYPPPPPPGGGGYPPPPPGGYPPPPQQGGFPPPPPPQGGGYPPPGGYPPPGGYPPPGGYPPPPQQGGYPPAGYPAAGGPGFGAAPYSVGDAFSWAWNKFLKHPVELIVPGLVFGLASGAIWFIFNLIAGAVSPDSTSTYESYDDGFSFSASSGDLSVAGGAVLFVGLIVMLIVSGWIAAAYTAGLLDIANGQPVTLGSFFKPRNVGNVIIATVIVGAIFFAVNFVLQLPTLLVGALWFVTMPLAFIADVVMAVLFLFTTVAAVDRNLKGVDAVKASFQLVKPNFGTVFLTVLAMVAIVIIGAIPCGLGLIIAYPLVLLIQVYAWRRLSGGQVAPLSQ, from the coding sequence GTGACCGATCAACCGCCCCCGCCCGGGAATTACCCGCCGCCGCCAGAGGGTGGATATCCGCCTCCACCTCCGCCCCAGCAGGGTGGTTACCCGCCGCCTCCGCCGCCCGGTGGTGGTGGCTATCCGCCACCTCCTCCCGGTGGTTATCCGCCTCCGCCGCAACAAGGCGGATTCCCGCCCCCGCCCCCGCCGCAGGGTGGCGGCTACCCCCCGCCCGGCGGCTACCCGCCGCCTGGTGGTTACCCGCCTCCCGGCGGTTATCCGCCCCCGCCGCAACAGGGCGGTTACCCGCCGGCCGGCTACCCGGCCGCGGGCGGTCCCGGCTTCGGCGCCGCGCCGTACAGCGTCGGTGACGCCTTCTCCTGGGCCTGGAACAAGTTCCTCAAGCATCCGGTCGAGCTGATCGTGCCGGGTCTGGTGTTCGGTCTGGCATCCGGCGCAATCTGGTTCATCTTCAACCTGATTGCCGGTGCCGTTTCGCCCGATTCCACCAGCACCTACGAGTCCTACGACGACGGCTTCAGCTTCTCGGCATCGTCGGGAGACCTCAGCGTCGCCGGCGGCGCCGTGCTGTTCGTCGGGCTCATCGTGATGCTGATCGTCAGTGGCTGGATCGCCGCGGCATACACCGCAGGGCTGCTCGACATCGCCAACGGCCAGCCCGTGACGCTCGGATCGTTCTTCAAGCCGCGCAATGTCGGAAACGTGATCATCGCGACGGTGATCGTCGGTGCGATCTTTTTCGCGGTCAACTTCGTGCTGCAGCTCCCCACGCTCTTGGTCGGGGCGCTCTGGTTCGTCACGATGCCGCTGGCCTTCATCGCTGACGTGGTGATGGCCGTCTTGTTCCTGTTCACGACGGTCGCCGCCGTCGACCGCAATCTCAAGGGCGTCGACGCGGTCAAGGCAAGCTTCCAACTGGTGAAGCCCAACTTCGGCACGGTGTTTCTCACCGTGCTCGCGATGGTCGCCATCGTGATCATCGGCGCGATCCCGTGCGGGCTCGGCTTGATCATCGCCTACCCCTTGGTTCTGCTCATCCAGGTGTACGCGTGGCGCCGTCTCAGCGGTGGCCAGGTGGCGCCGCTCTCGCAGTAA
- the greA gene encoding transcription elongation factor GreA: MTDTQVTWLTQEAFDRLKAELDQLIANRPVIAAEINDRREEGDLRENGGYHAAREEQGQQEARIRQLQELLNNAKVGEAPKQSGVALPGSVVKVYYDDDKKDTETFLIATRQEGISDGKLEVYSPNSPLGSALIDAKVGESRTYTVPNGNTVKVTLVSAEPYHA, translated from the coding sequence ATGACCGACACACAGGTCACCTGGCTCACTCAGGAAGCATTCGACCGGTTGAAGGCGGAGCTCGATCAGCTGATCGCCAACCGGCCGGTGATCGCCGCCGAGATCAACGACCGTCGCGAAGAGGGCGACCTGCGCGAGAACGGCGGCTATCACGCCGCCCGCGAGGAGCAGGGCCAGCAGGAGGCCCGCATCCGTCAGCTGCAGGAGCTGCTCAACAACGCCAAGGTCGGCGAGGCTCCCAAGCAGTCCGGCGTCGCGCTGCCCGGTTCGGTCGTCAAGGTGTACTACGACGACGACAAGAAGGACACCGAGACGTTCCTGATCGCCACCCGCCAGGAGGGCATCAGCGACGGCAAGCTCGAGGTGTACTCCCCCAACTCACCGCTGGGCAGCGCACTGATCGACGCCAAGGTCGGCGAGTCGCGCACCTACACCGTGCCCAACGGCAACACCGTCAAGGTCACCCTCGTCAGCGCCGAGCCCTACCACGCCTGA
- a CDS encoding GOLPH3/VPS74 family protein, whose translation MAQIAEDLFLLLLDNAAAQPGLDRHRREKVLSAAVLLDLAYACRIRPAMTGEPIEAGRLIALAGDWPADPVGDPAFELLQRRPLPAGTALAKLGRHTQSNLEQHLERLGQIRRVRMPGKGFPGKTVYCWPLTNRDRVSNARAALLAALFDGHNPVPAIAAIICLLHAVDGLGAVLSLNDRGWRWVHARSTEIATGFWLDESASALPEMNLAVTTAALRPALMA comes from the coding sequence ATGGCGCAGATCGCCGAAGACCTGTTCTTGCTGTTGCTGGACAACGCAGCCGCTCAGCCCGGGCTTGACCGCCACCGCAGGGAGAAAGTACTCAGCGCCGCAGTTCTGCTGGATCTCGCCTACGCCTGCCGTATCCGCCCGGCCATGACCGGCGAACCGATCGAAGCCGGTCGGCTGATCGCGTTGGCCGGTGATTGGCCCGCCGACCCGGTGGGTGACCCCGCGTTCGAGCTACTGCAACGCCGTCCGTTGCCGGCCGGTACCGCACTGGCCAAGCTCGGCAGGCACACCCAGTCGAACCTGGAGCAGCATCTCGAACGGCTGGGGCAGATCCGTCGGGTCCGCATGCCCGGCAAGGGGTTTCCCGGCAAGACGGTGTACTGCTGGCCGCTGACCAACCGGGACCGGGTCAGCAATGCCCGGGCGGCCCTGCTGGCCGCCTTGTTCGACGGCCACAACCCGGTACCGGCCATCGCCGCGATCATCTGCCTGCTGCATGCCGTGGACGGCCTGGGCGCCGTGCTGAGCCTCAACGACCGGGGCTGGCGGTGGGTGCATGCCCGGTCCACCGAAATCGCCACGGGCTTTTGGCTGGACGAGTCCGCGTCGGCACTGCCCGAGATGAATCTGGCAGTGACGACGGCGGCGTTGCGTCCGGCCCTGATGGCCTAG
- a CDS encoding cystathionine gamma-synthase, whose amino-acid sequence MSEQRRWHGLATKAIHAGYRPDPGTGAVNTPIYASSTFAQDGVGGLRGGFEYARTGNPTRQALESALAAVEEAAYGRAFSSGMAATDCALRAVLRPGDHVVIPDDAYGGTFRLIDKVFSQWGVTHTPVPLSDLDAVRSALTPRTRLIWVETPTNPLLSVADIAGIVQIASSSGVKVLVDNTFASPALQQPLLFGADIVLHSTTKYIGGHSDVVGGALLTNDEELDAAFAFLQNGAGAVPGPFDAYLTMRGLKTLVLRMRQHSENAALIAEFLDGHPAVETVLYPGLVSHPNHDVAARQMTGFGGMVSLQLRGGPRAARELCSRTELFILAESLGGVESLIEYPGAMTHASTAGSQLEVPDNLVRLSVGIEHAADLLADLEQALGK is encoded by the coding sequence ATGAGTGAACAGCGCAGGTGGCACGGTCTGGCCACAAAAGCCATCCACGCCGGTTACCGGCCCGATCCGGGCACCGGAGCCGTCAACACCCCGATCTATGCCAGTTCGACCTTCGCCCAGGACGGCGTCGGCGGGTTGCGCGGCGGATTCGAGTACGCCCGCACCGGAAACCCCACCCGTCAGGCCCTGGAGTCGGCGCTGGCGGCGGTCGAGGAAGCCGCCTACGGGCGCGCGTTCAGCTCGGGCATGGCCGCCACCGACTGTGCGCTGCGTGCAGTCCTGCGGCCCGGCGATCATGTGGTGATCCCCGACGACGCCTACGGCGGTACGTTCAGGCTCATCGACAAGGTGTTCTCCCAGTGGGGAGTCACCCATACCCCGGTCCCGTTGAGCGACCTGGATGCGGTGCGCTCGGCGCTGACCCCGCGCACCCGGCTGATCTGGGTGGAGACCCCGACCAATCCGCTGCTGAGTGTGGCCGACATCGCCGGGATCGTGCAGATCGCATCGTCGTCGGGGGTGAAGGTGTTGGTGGACAACACGTTTGCCTCGCCGGCGCTGCAGCAGCCGCTGCTGTTCGGTGCCGACATCGTGCTGCATTCGACCACCAAGTACATCGGTGGACACTCGGATGTGGTGGGCGGCGCTCTGCTGACCAACGATGAGGAACTCGACGCGGCATTCGCGTTCCTGCAGAACGGCGCCGGGGCGGTGCCGGGACCGTTCGACGCGTACCTGACGATGCGTGGGCTCAAGACGCTGGTGCTGCGGATGCGTCAGCACAGCGAAAACGCCGCGCTGATAGCCGAATTCCTCGACGGGCACCCGGCAGTCGAGACCGTGCTGTATCCCGGTCTGGTCAGCCACCCCAACCACGACGTGGCGGCGCGCCAGATGACCGGGTTCGGTGGGATGGTGAGCCTGCAGTTGCGCGGCGGACCGCGTGCTGCGCGTGAATTGTGCTCGCGGACCGAGCTTTTCATCCTCGCGGAATCGCTCGGCGGGGTGGAATCGTTGATCGAGTACCCGGGGGCCATGACGCATGCGTCGACCGCGGGCTCGCAGCTGGAGGTGCCCGACAACCTGGTGCGCCTGTCGGTGGGTATCGAGCACGCCGCCGATCTGCTGGCCGACCTCGAACAGGCCCTCGGCAAGTAA
- a CDS encoding TM2 domain-containing protein → MSMPNQPGDNYGLPPQGPPAQGLPPQGFPPPGMPPQGMPPQGFQPYGGYPPQGPPPGYPGQPQPYGAYPADPAAPYGRDPLTGEPLSDKSAITAGLLQFFLGGFGIGRFYIGSTNIGAIQLGLTILGILTSWLIVGLFICVGVGIWAVVDAVMMFTRSVPDKYGRKLRN, encoded by the coding sequence ATGTCTATGCCAAATCAGCCGGGAGACAACTACGGGCTGCCTCCGCAGGGTCCGCCCGCTCAGGGACTGCCCCCGCAGGGTTTCCCGCCGCCGGGTATGCCCCCGCAAGGAATGCCGCCACAGGGATTCCAGCCATACGGCGGGTACCCACCCCAGGGGCCGCCGCCCGGATACCCGGGGCAGCCGCAGCCGTACGGTGCCTATCCCGCTGATCCGGCCGCGCCCTACGGTCGTGACCCCTTGACCGGCGAGCCGCTGTCGGACAAGTCGGCCATCACGGCCGGTCTCCTGCAGTTCTTCCTTGGCGGTTTCGGCATCGGACGCTTCTACATCGGCTCCACCAACATCGGCGCGATCCAGCTGGGCCTGACCATTCTCGGCATCCTCACGTCGTGGCTGATCGTCGGCCTCTTCATCTGTGTCGGCGTCGGAATCTGGGCCGTGGTGGATGCGGTCATGATGTTCACCCGGTCGGTGCCCGACAAGTACGGCCGCAAGCTGCGCAACTGA
- a CDS encoding SGNH/GDSL hydrolase family protein, giving the protein MGTPRRSTIALAAAATLASTGSAYIGARNLLSGQANQARQVIPKSWDIPPRADGVYVPGGGPVQKWERGVPFDLHLMIFGDSTATGYGCRVADEVPGVLIARGVAEQFGERVRLSTKAIVGATSKGLSGQIDAMFVAGPPPDAAVIMIGANDITKPNGIGPSARRVGDAVRRLRSAGAVVVVGTCPDFGVITAIPQPLRTVARNLGLRLARAQAAAVRAAGGVPVPFSDLLAPDFYKSPDLLFSDDMFHPSAAGYALAAKQLLPALCTALGEWDGDAALESGAADTHTLLGRLGGVSRLWRRSTGVPAPIVVHAG; this is encoded by the coding sequence GTGGGCACACCGCGTCGGTCGACCATCGCCCTTGCCGCTGCGGCGACGTTGGCGTCTACGGGATCGGCCTATATCGGAGCACGCAACTTGTTGAGCGGGCAGGCCAACCAGGCTCGTCAGGTCATCCCCAAGTCGTGGGACATCCCGCCGCGCGCCGACGGCGTGTATGTCCCCGGGGGCGGGCCGGTGCAGAAGTGGGAACGCGGCGTCCCATTCGACCTGCACCTGATGATCTTCGGAGACTCCACGGCCACCGGCTACGGCTGCCGGGTGGCCGACGAGGTGCCGGGCGTGCTGATCGCACGGGGCGTGGCCGAGCAGTTCGGCGAACGAGTTCGCTTGAGCACCAAGGCGATTGTCGGCGCCACATCCAAGGGACTGTCCGGTCAGATCGACGCGATGTTCGTCGCAGGACCACCGCCGGATGCCGCCGTGATCATGATCGGCGCCAACGACATCACCAAACCCAACGGCATCGGGCCGTCGGCACGCCGGGTCGGCGACGCCGTACGCCGGCTGCGTTCGGCCGGTGCCGTCGTCGTGGTCGGCACCTGTCCCGACTTCGGGGTGATCACCGCCATCCCCCAGCCTCTGCGCACCGTCGCGCGCAATCTCGGCCTGCGTCTGGCCCGCGCCCAGGCCGCCGCGGTGCGGGCCGCGGGCGGGGTACCCGTGCCGTTCTCCGATCTGCTGGCCCCGGACTTCTACAAGTCCCCTGACCTGCTGTTCTCCGACGACATGTTCCATCCGTCGGCCGCCGGCTATGCCCTGGCGGCCAAGCAGTTGCTGCCTGCGCTGTGCACCGCCCTGGGCGAGTGGGACGGGGATGCGGCACTGGAATCCGGCGCCGCCGACACCCACACATTGCTGGGCCGCCTCGGCGGTGTCAGCCGGTTGTGGCGCCGCTCGACCGGGGTGCCCGCACCCATCGTGGTGCACGCGGGCTAG
- the mca gene encoding mycothiol conjugate amidase Mca: MSELRLMAVHAHPDDESSKGAATTARYAAEGVRVMVVTLTGGERGDILNPAMDIPEVHGRISEVRRDEMAKAAEILGVEHHWLGFVDSGLPEGDPLPPLPDGCFACVPLEEPVRRLVQVIREFQPHVLTTYDENGGYPHPDHIRCHQVSVAAYEAAADYRLYPEAGTPWAVSKLYYNHGFLRQRMQLLQDEFAKNGQQGPFAKWLEHWDPDHDIFANRVTTRVECSEYFSQRDDALRAHATQIDPKGDFFHAPIEWQQRLWPTEEFELARSRVPVNLPEDDLFTGIEK, encoded by the coding sequence ATGAGTGAACTGCGGTTGATGGCGGTGCATGCCCACCCGGACGACGAGTCCAGCAAGGGGGCGGCTACCACCGCGCGCTATGCGGCTGAAGGTGTGCGCGTCATGGTCGTGACGCTCACCGGCGGAGAGCGCGGCGACATTCTCAATCCGGCGATGGACATCCCCGAGGTCCACGGCCGGATCTCCGAGGTGCGCCGCGACGAGATGGCCAAGGCGGCCGAGATCCTCGGCGTCGAGCACCACTGGCTGGGTTTCGTCGACTCGGGGCTGCCCGAGGGCGATCCGCTGCCCCCGTTGCCGGACGGGTGTTTCGCATGTGTGCCGCTCGAGGAGCCGGTCCGCCGCCTGGTCCAGGTGATCCGGGAATTCCAGCCCCACGTGCTGACCACCTACGACGAGAACGGCGGCTACCCGCATCCCGACCACATCCGCTGCCACCAGGTGTCGGTGGCGGCCTACGAGGCGGCGGCCGACTACCGGCTGTACCCCGAGGCCGGGACGCCCTGGGCCGTGTCGAAGCTGTATTACAACCACGGCTTCCTGCGCCAGCGCATGCAACTGCTGCAGGACGAATTCGCCAAGAACGGTCAGCAGGGACCCTTCGCCAAATGGCTGGAGCACTGGGACCCCGATCACGACATATTCGCCAACCGGGTCACCACCCGTGTTGAATGCTCGGAGTACTTCAGTCAGCGGGACGATGCGCTGCGCGCGCACGCGACCCAGATCGACCCGAAAGGCGACTTCTTCCATGCGCCGATCGAGTGGCAGCAGCGGCTGTGGCCGACTGAAGAGTTCGAGTTGGCGCGGTCGCGCGTGCCGGTGAATCTGCCGGAAGACGACCTGTTCACCGGGATTGAGAAATGA
- a CDS encoding thioredoxin domain-containing protein, whose translation MSRVAGNTLGGSTSPYLRQHADNPVHWREWTPEALAEAASRDVPILLSIGYAACHWCHVMAHESFADADVAAVLNDGFVCIKVDREERPDLDAVYMNATVALTGQGGWPMTCFLTPDGRPFFCGTYYPKLGFLQLLDAVAETWRDRRDEVERASDQIATELRKMSAGLPGGGAPVGPVLCDHAVAAVLHDEDETYGGFGGAPKFPPSALLEGLLRHHERTGSAPALAAVQRTCSAMARGGIYDQLAGGFARYSVDPHWVVPHFEKMLYDNALLLRAYAHLARRTGDPLARRIADETAAFIGSDLGADGMFTSSLDADAGGREGLTYVWTPAELRSVLGDDDGAWAASLFGVTERGTFEHGASVLQLHRDPDDVARFESVRAALSAARASRPQPARDDKVVTAWNGLAITALAEASVALERPEYLSAALECARRLLDLHVVDGRLRRASLGGRVGESAAILEDHAALATALLALYQLTGFGLSEAVVLLDTALEHFADPDQPGRWFDTADDAEKLMVRPADPIDGATPSGASLIAEALQGAGYLTGSGRYVDVAQATLSSATPILARAARSGGHWLAVAEAQVCGPIQIAVAGDPSSDLLTAARRLAPGGALVVGGPVDSSELLKDRDRVDGVDAAYVCRGTTCDLPVTTVGDLAVSLGGDPPDGGTGAV comes from the coding sequence GTGAGCAGGGTGGCGGGTAACACGCTCGGCGGGTCAACCAGCCCGTATCTCCGCCAGCACGCCGACAATCCGGTGCACTGGCGAGAATGGACGCCCGAGGCGCTCGCCGAGGCCGCCTCGCGGGACGTCCCCATCCTGCTGTCCATCGGCTACGCGGCGTGTCACTGGTGCCATGTGATGGCGCATGAGTCGTTCGCCGACGCCGACGTGGCCGCGGTGCTCAACGACGGCTTCGTCTGCATCAAGGTCGACCGCGAGGAGCGCCCCGACCTGGACGCGGTCTACATGAACGCCACCGTGGCGCTGACCGGACAGGGCGGCTGGCCGATGACCTGCTTCCTGACCCCCGACGGCCGGCCGTTCTTCTGCGGCACCTACTACCCGAAACTTGGCTTCCTGCAGCTGTTGGACGCGGTCGCCGAGACCTGGCGCGACCGGCGCGACGAGGTCGAGCGGGCCTCCGATCAGATCGCCACCGAGCTGCGGAAGATGTCCGCCGGGCTGCCCGGCGGCGGGGCGCCGGTCGGCCCGGTGTTGTGTGACCATGCCGTGGCCGCGGTGTTGCACGACGAGGACGAGACGTACGGCGGCTTCGGCGGCGCACCCAAGTTCCCGCCCTCAGCGCTGCTGGAAGGTTTGCTGCGCCACCACGAACGCACGGGATCCGCCCCGGCCCTGGCGGCCGTGCAGCGCACCTGTTCGGCGATGGCTCGCGGCGGCATCTACGACCAGCTGGCCGGTGGATTCGCCCGCTACAGCGTCGACCCGCACTGGGTGGTGCCGCATTTCGAGAAGATGCTCTACGACAACGCGCTGCTGCTGCGGGCCTATGCGCATCTGGCGCGCCGCACCGGAGATCCGTTGGCGCGCAGGATCGCTGACGAGACCGCGGCGTTCATCGGGTCGGATCTGGGCGCCGATGGCATGTTCACCTCGTCGTTGGATGCCGATGCCGGCGGGCGTGAGGGGCTGACCTACGTGTGGACGCCGGCCGAACTGCGCTCGGTTCTGGGCGATGACGACGGCGCTTGGGCGGCTTCGCTTTTCGGGGTGACCGAGCGCGGCACATTCGAACACGGAGCCTCGGTGCTGCAGCTGCACCGCGATCCCGACGACGTAGCGCGGTTCGAGTCGGTGCGTGCGGCGTTGTCGGCCGCCCGGGCTTCGCGTCCCCAGCCGGCGCGGGACGACAAGGTGGTGACGGCCTGGAACGGGCTGGCCATCACCGCACTGGCCGAAGCCTCGGTGGCTCTCGAACGGCCCGAATACCTTTCCGCGGCACTCGAATGCGCACGCCGGCTCCTTGATCTGCACGTGGTCGACGGCCGATTGCGCCGCGCCAGCCTCGGCGGCCGAGTAGGGGAGAGCGCGGCGATCCTGGAGGACCACGCGGCGCTGGCCACCGCGCTGCTGGCGCTGTACCAGCTCACCGGTTTCGGGTTGTCCGAGGCGGTCGTGTTGCTCGATACGGCGTTGGAGCACTTCGCCGATCCCGATCAGCCGGGTCGCTGGTTCGACACCGCGGACGACGCCGAGAAACTCATGGTGCGTCCCGCCGACCCGATCGACGGTGCCACGCCGTCAGGTGCCTCGCTGATCGCCGAGGCGCTGCAGGGCGCCGGGTACCTGACCGGGTCTGGGCGCTATGTCGATGTGGCACAGGCGACTTTGTCCTCGGCCACACCGATCCTGGCGCGCGCCGCCCGGTCCGGCGGGCACTGGCTGGCGGTCGCCGAGGCGCAGGTGTGCGGACCGATCCAGATCGCGGTGGCCGGTGATCCGTCGTCGGACCTGTTGACCGCGGCGCGGCGGCTGGCCCCCGGTGGTGCACTGGTGGTCGGGGGCCCGGTCGACTCATCAGAACTGCTCAAGGATCGCGACCGGGTCGACGGCGTCGACGCCGCCTACGTATGTCGCGGCACGACGTGCGACCTGCCCGTCACCACGGTCGGGGACCTCGCCGTCTCGCTGGGTGGTGATCCGCCAGACGGCGGAACGGGCGCCGTGTAG
- a CDS encoding cystathionine beta-synthase has translation MRIARHISELIGNTPLVQLNSVVPEGSGKVLAKIEYLNPGGSSKDRIAAKMIEAAEASGELKPGGTIVEPTSGNTGVGLALVAQTRGYKCIFVCPDKVSEDKQNVLRAYGADVVVCPTAVPPDHPDSYYSVSNRLVEEIDGAWKPDQYSNPMGPESHYETTGPEIWADTEGTVTHFVAGVGTGGTITGTGRYLKEVSDGKVQVIGADPEGSVYSGGTGRPYLVEGVGEDFWPSAYDPSVPDGIIAVSDADSFDMTRRLAREEALLVGGSCGMAVVAALEVARKAGPDSVVVVLLPDGGRGYLSKIFNDAWMSSYGFLRNRLDGSIEQSTVGDVLRGKSGALPDLVHTHPSETVRDAIGILREYGVSQMPVVGAEPPVMAGEVAGSVSERELLSAVFEGRAKLADAVAEHMSPALPLIGAGELVSTAAKSLRDCDAVMVVEEGKPVGVLTRHDLLGFLSEGGGRH, from the coding sequence ATGCGCATCGCCAGGCACATCAGTGAGCTCATCGGCAACACCCCGCTGGTTCAGCTGAACTCGGTTGTCCCCGAAGGCTCGGGCAAGGTCCTGGCCAAGATCGAGTACCTGAACCCCGGCGGCAGCTCGAAGGACCGCATCGCGGCCAAGATGATCGAGGCCGCCGAGGCCAGCGGCGAGCTCAAGCCGGGCGGCACCATCGTCGAGCCGACGTCCGGCAACACCGGCGTCGGTCTGGCCCTGGTGGCCCAGACCCGCGGCTACAAGTGCATCTTCGTCTGCCCCGACAAGGTCAGTGAAGACAAGCAGAATGTGTTGCGCGCCTATGGTGCTGACGTCGTGGTGTGCCCGACGGCGGTGCCGCCGGACCACCCGGACAGCTACTACAGCGTCTCCAACCGTCTCGTCGAGGAGATCGACGGCGCCTGGAAGCCCGACCAGTACTCCAACCCGATGGGGCCGGAGAGCCACTACGAGACGACCGGCCCGGAGATCTGGGCCGACACCGAAGGCACCGTCACGCACTTCGTCGCCGGCGTCGGCACCGGCGGCACCATCACCGGTACCGGCCGCTACCTCAAAGAGGTATCGGACGGCAAGGTTCAGGTGATCGGTGCCGATCCCGAGGGCTCGGTGTACTCCGGTGGGACCGGGCGGCCGTACCTGGTGGAAGGCGTCGGCGAGGATTTTTGGCCGTCGGCCTACGACCCGTCGGTGCCCGACGGGATCATCGCCGTCTCCGACGCCGATTCGTTCGACATGACCCGGCGGCTGGCCCGCGAAGAGGCGCTGCTGGTCGGTGGATCCTGCGGTATGGCGGTGGTCGCCGCACTGGAGGTGGCCCGCAAGGCCGGACCGGACTCGGTCGTCGTGGTGCTGCTGCCCGACGGCGGACGCGGTTATCTCTCAAAGATTTTCAACGACGCCTGGATGTCGTCGTACGGGTTCCTGCGCAACCGGCTGGACGGTTCGATCGAGCAGTCCACCGTCGGTGACGTATTGCGCGGCAAGTCCGGCGCGCTGCCCGACCTGGTGCACACCCATCCGTCGGAGACGGTGCGCGACGCGATCGGCATCCTCCGGGAATACGGCGTCTCCCAGATGCCGGTGGTCGGCGCCGAGCCTCCGGTGATGGCCGGCGAAGTTGCCGGCAGCGTGTCCGAACGGGAACTGCTGTCCGCGGTGTTCGAGGGCCGGGCGAAGCTGGCCGACGCGGTCGCCGAGCACATGAGCCCGGCGTTGCCGTTGATCGGTGCGGGGGAACTGGTTTCCACCGCGGCCAAATCGCTGCGGGACTGCGACGCGGTGATGGTCGTCGAGGAGGGCAAGCCCGTCGGCGTGCTGACCCGCCACGACCTGCTCGGATTCCTGTCCGAGGGCGGCGGCAGGCACTAG